One segment of Anastrepha obliqua isolate idAnaObli1 chromosome 3, idAnaObli1_1.0, whole genome shotgun sequence DNA contains the following:
- the LOC129242346 gene encoding protein sprouty: MDRRNGGDILAPPRPPKHLPRVHRPRAPEPETMLNEIQMQQEWQQQQQREQEQQQMTTTAVTSATTTSTATPQRTNSNNQQLQHNFNSNNFPSQYSITGVDRGVTTSGQNDNIAIANTLMQPEYEDYEIHHLTILPQRPTTLNLSRNNSHVSNTSSSTSSSSIIAANTFTRRRQLPPTPGAAARLLVNSNTISSNARSQSSNNSGLSGGITGLLSHFHSTEPAVAASVTLAQPRPESQRLTNEYVDTPFRNAVGNTVIPNQLQLQHASRSQHPAGQHDGGQTTTHHLLLLPQREFRLQQHQHQQQQHQHQLHSNRLAGTVGSAIVTTGIDGTDGFLHSNHNHKTPTSTATMTTTCPHTGKVIPVAQNGNNSGGLGSFTSSLNTEQPFTPAITKQPASTTTNQTSHVDSSNCKFAKDLPAFDDLLTMHNIATGISTPQGMISAVHGASPLGTPIIIGGDTSSLNQITCPRCGHCRCEQCQSPPHLPQTWLCNKTCLCSAESVIDYVSCLCCAKALFYHCARDNDMDCDDGSGTPCVDNPCSCGPYKRTQRWGWLGALSLVLPCLWLYWPMRGCVSFCEKCYGRIVGRGCRCQQTDSPTNIIPISQLGLTGNGNSGTASILSSNNAGTDMIKSAETHHHHNHHHHHHHMRKGDLTPKKRLLDSNGEY; the protein is encoded by the coding sequence ATGGATCGTAGAAATGGCGGCGACATTTTGGCGCCACCACGGCCCCCAAAGCACTTACCACGTGTACATCGTCCTAGAGCACCCGAGCCAGAGACTATGTTAAACGAAATACAAATGCAACAGGAgtggcagcagcaacagcagcgggAACAAGAGCAGCAGCAAATGACGACGACGGCAGTGACATCGGCAACAACGACGAGCACCGCAACACCGCAACGTACAAATAGTAATAACCAGCAGTTGCAGCATAATTTCAATAGCAACAATTTTCCAAGTCAATATAGTATTACGGGCGTAGACCGGGGTGTTACTACGAGTGGTCAAAATGATAATATTGCTATCGCTAATACACTGATGCAACCAGAATACGAAGATTACGAAATCCATCATTTGACGATACTGCCACAACGGCCAACCACCCTAAATCTAAGCCGCAATAACAGTCACGTAAGCAACACATCTTCTTCGACGTCGTCGTCCTCCATAATCGCAGCAAATACATTTACACGGCGAAGGCAATTACCGCCCACGCCAGGTGCTGCAGCACGACTACTTGTTAACAGCAATACAATCAGCAGCAACGCTCGAAGTCAGTCGAGCAATAACAGTGGCCTAAGTGGTGGCATCACTGGTTTACTCAGTCATTTCCATAGCACCGAACCAGCTGTTGCTGCATCAGTCACGCTGGCTCAACCGCGACCCGAGTCCCAGAGGCTCACCAATGAGTATGTGGATACTCCGTTCCGAAATGCTGTAGGCAATACGGTCATACCGAATCAGTTGCAGCTGCAACACGCTTCCCGTTCACAACATCCAGCGGGACAGCACGATGGCGGCCAAACGACAACGCATCATCTACTACTGTTGCCCCAGCGTGAATTCCGTCTGCAACAACATCAGcatcagcaacagcagcacCAACATCAGCTACATTCGAACCGCTTGGCGGGAACAGTGGGTTCGGCGATCGTCACGACGGGTATCGATGGCACAGACGGCTTCTTACATTCGAATCATAATCACAAAACGCCCACGTCCACTGCAACAATGACAACAACCTGCCCGCATACCGGCAAGGTGATTCCAGTCGCGCAGAATGGAAATAATAGCGGCGGTTTAGGCAGCTTCACAAGCTCCCTAAATACGGAACAGCCATTTACGCCGGCAATAACAAAACAACCCGCCTCAACGACAACCAACCAAACATCGCACGTCGACAGCAGCAATTGCAAATTTGCTAAAGATTTACCCGCATTCGATGACTTGCTAACCATGCACAATATAGCGACAGGCATCTCTACGCCACAAGGCATGATATCCGCTGTACACGGTGCCAGTCCGCTTGGTACACCCATTATCATTGGTGGCGACACATCTTCCCTAAATCAGATCACCTGCCCACGATGCGGTCATTGTCGTTGCGAACAGTGCCAAAGTCCACCACACCTGCCGCAAACGTGGCTCTGCAACAAGACCTGCCTATGCAGCGCCGAATCAGTCATCGATTATGTGTCGTGTTTATGTTGCGCCAAGGCATTATTTTATCATTGCGCTCGCGACAATGACATGGACTGCGATGACGGCTCCGGTACACCATGCGTCGACAATCCCTGCTCATGTGGGCCCTATAAACGTACACAACGCTGGGGTTGGCTGGGCGCACTATCGCTTGTATTACCCTGCCTTTGGTTATATTGGCCTATGCGCGGTTGCGTATCCTTCTGCGAAAAATGCTACGGACGAATTGTAGGTCGAGGTTGCCGTTGCCAACAAACAGATTCACCAACCAACATCATACCAATCTCGCAATTGGGTCTAActggaaatggcaacagtggaACGGCAAGCATTTTAAGCAGCAACAACGCTGGCACAGATATGATAAAATCGGCTGAAACACACCATCATCAtaatcatcatcaccatcaccaTCATATGCGAAAAGGCGATCTGACGCCCAAGAAACGACTGCTCGATTCGAATGGCGAGTACTAA